From a region of the Myroides sp. JBRI-B21084 genome:
- a CDS encoding MFS transporter, with protein sequence MSTVTKTGTTKPVYAILVAISVAHLLNDLLQAVIPAIYPKLEAKYHLTFAQVGMITLCYQLAASIFQPIVGAYTDKNPKPYSQIFGMFFTMSGIAMLAYAPNYTIILLSVVLVGIGSSIFHPESSRVAFMASNGKRSFAQSVFQIGGNTGTALAPLLIAWIVLPNGQLYILWFVSFAVLAQIVLAYIAKWYQAKLKIASRTTKKIIQVPDLSVFRINSAITILLVLIFSKYFYVSSITSYFQFYTMDKFGLNEVQAQVYLFYFLIAVAVGTLLGGIFGDRFGRKYVIWFSVLGAAPFTLALPYVGLQLTGILIVIIGLIISSAFPAILVYAQELLPKKLGMVSGLFYGFAFGMGGVGSAVLGVLADAYSIDYVYYICSYLPLIGIIAYFLPNMKKINYKNIE encoded by the coding sequence ATGTCAACAGTAACCAAAACTGGAACAACAAAGCCGGTTTACGCCATATTGGTAGCAATAAGTGTTGCCCATTTATTAAATGATTTGTTGCAAGCGGTAATACCAGCAATTTATCCAAAATTAGAAGCTAAATACCATTTAACTTTTGCACAAGTAGGTATGATAACGCTTTGTTATCAATTAGCAGCTTCTATTTTTCAACCAATTGTAGGTGCTTATACCGACAAGAATCCTAAACCATATTCACAAATTTTTGGTATGTTTTTTACTATGTCGGGTATTGCCATGTTGGCTTATGCACCTAATTATACAATTATTTTACTTTCGGTGGTTTTAGTTGGTATAGGTTCTTCAATCTTCCATCCTGAATCATCGCGTGTGGCTTTTATGGCATCAAACGGTAAGCGTAGTTTTGCACAATCGGTTTTTCAAATTGGCGGTAATACAGGTACAGCTTTGGCTCCGTTGCTTATTGCTTGGATTGTATTACCCAACGGGCAATTGTATATTTTATGGTTTGTAAGTTTTGCTGTTTTGGCTCAAATTGTATTGGCTTACATTGCAAAATGGTATCAAGCTAAATTAAAAATTGCATCGCGTACTACTAAAAAAATAATACAAGTTCCTGATTTGTCTGTGTTTAGAATTAATTCGGCTATTACAATTTTATTGGTTTTAATTTTTTCAAAATATTTTTATGTATCAAGTATAACCAGTTATTTTCAGTTTTACACAATGGATAAATTTGGATTAAACGAAGTACAAGCTCAAGTATATTTGTTTTATTTTTTAATTGCAGTTGCTGTTGGAACACTTTTAGGAGGGATTTTTGGCGACCGTTTTGGACGCAAATATGTTATTTGGTTTTCTGTATTAGGTGCTGCTCCATTTACGTTAGCCTTGCCGTATGTTGGCTTGCAATTAACCGGAATTTTAATTGTAATTATTGGACTAATAATTTCATCGGCCTTTCCAGCTATTTTGGTATATGCACAAGAATTATTACCTAAAAAATTAGGAATGGTTTCGGGCTTGTTTTACGGTTTTGCTTTTGGAATGGGCGGTGTAGGGTCGGCCGTTTTAGGTGTTTTAGCCGATGCGTATTCTATAGATTATGTGTATTACATTTGTTCTTATTTACCTTTAATCGGTATTATTGCGTATTTTTTACCAAACATGAAAAAAATCAACTATAAAAACATAGAATAA
- a CDS encoding FAD-binding oxidoreductase — protein sequence MITATVLTELIKIVGEAFVFTDDETLNEYGKDHTEDLVFPPSVVVKPASTSQVSAIMKIAFENEIPVIPIGARTGLSGGILAVHKGIGLSLERMNQIEKIDEENLQVITQPGVITEVLQNAVAQKGLFYPVDPSSKGSCFIGGNIAENAGGARAVKYGVTKDYVLNLEVVLPNGDIITTAANTLKNATGYNLTQLMVGSEGTLGIVTKIVLKLLPAVQHNVLLWVPFYKMEQAAAAVSAIFKAGVVPSALEFMERDAIVWTSKFVEVPEVYLKPENEAHLLIEVDGNYPDVLMNEAEKILSVVENFEIDEVLFADTTDQKNTLWKLRRNIAEAVKQNTVYKEEDTVVPRYELPALLKGIKEIGAKYGFKSICYGHAGDGNLHVNIVKLDMDDDLWKTEVPKGVNEIFKLTKLLNGTISGEHGIGLVQKEFMPIVFSEIELNLMHQIKKIFDPKNIMNPGKIFPSSYSN from the coding sequence ATGATTACTGCAACTGTATTAACTGAATTAATTAAAATTGTTGGTGAAGCTTTTGTTTTTACCGATGATGAAACGTTGAATGAATACGGAAAAGATCATACCGAAGATTTGGTTTTTCCACCATCGGTTGTAGTGAAACCTGCATCAACAAGCCAAGTAAGTGCAATTATGAAAATTGCTTTTGAAAACGAAATTCCTGTTATACCAATTGGTGCACGAACAGGTTTAAGTGGTGGTATTTTAGCTGTTCATAAAGGTATTGGACTTTCGTTAGAACGTATGAATCAAATTGAAAAAATTGATGAAGAAAACTTACAAGTTATTACACAACCTGGTGTTATTACCGAAGTTTTACAAAACGCAGTTGCTCAAAAAGGTTTGTTTTATCCTGTAGATCCTAGCAGTAAAGGCAGCTGTTTTATTGGTGGAAATATTGCAGAAAACGCAGGTGGCGCTCGTGCGGTTAAATACGGTGTTACTAAAGATTATGTTTTAAATTTAGAAGTTGTTTTACCCAATGGCGATATTATTACCACTGCTGCTAATACCTTAAAAAATGCAACAGGATATAATTTAACGCAGTTAATGGTTGGTAGCGAAGGAACTTTAGGAATTGTTACTAAAATAGTTTTAAAATTGTTACCAGCAGTACAACATAATGTACTTTTATGGGTGCCTTTTTATAAAATGGAACAGGCTGCTGCTGCCGTTTCGGCTATTTTTAAAGCAGGTGTGGTGCCAAGTGCATTAGAATTTATGGAGCGAGATGCTATTGTTTGGACCAGTAAGTTTGTTGAAGTGCCCGAAGTGTATCTAAAACCTGAAAACGAAGCACATTTATTAATTGAGGTTGATGGAAATTATCCAGATGTTTTAATGAATGAAGCCGAGAAGATTTTATCGGTTGTTGAAAATTTTGAAATAGATGAAGTGCTTTTTGCAGACACTACCGACCAAAAAAACACACTTTGGAAATTGCGTAGAAATATTGCCGAAGCTGTTAAGCAAAACACCGTTTATAAAGAAGAGGATACAGTGGTGCCACGTTACGAATTGCCTGCTTTGTTAAAAGGTATTAAAGAAATTGGTGCTAAATACGGCTTTAAAAGTATTTGTTACGGCCATGCTGGCGATGGTAACCTGCATGTGAATATTGTAAAGTTAGATATGGATGACGATTTATGGAAAACGGAAGTACCAAAAGGGGTAAACGAAATATTTAAACTTACAAAATTGTTAAACGGAACTATTTCTGGTGAACACGGTATTGGGTTGGTTCAAAAAGAATTTATGCCGATTGTTTTCAGTGAAATCGAACTGAATTTAATGCATCAAATTAAAAAAATATTCGACCCTAAAAACATCATGAATCCTGGTAAAATTTTTCCCTCATCATATTCCAACTAA
- a CDS encoding pseudouridine synthase: MHQHFLLYKPAGYISQFIYEKKRNKKKLGNLFDFPEGTMAIGRLDENSEGLLMLTTDGKVSEKIRGAHYEKQYIVQVDGVITNEAIDKLKKGVEIGVKGERLITKECFAALIDKPNFIGEGYRIRSDRHGPTSWLTITLTQGKFRQVRKMTAAVGFPTLRLIRVRIGNWYLEGLKVGEVVEIKL; encoded by the coding sequence ATGCACCAACATTTTTTATTATACAAACCTGCTGGTTATATTTCGCAATTTATTTATGAAAAAAAGCGAAACAAAAAGAAATTAGGCAACTTGTTTGATTTTCCCGAAGGTACCATGGCAATTGGTAGGTTAGATGAAAATTCGGAAGGTTTATTGATGCTGACTACCGATGGAAAAGTAAGCGAGAAAATTCGCGGAGCACATTATGAAAAGCAATACATAGTTCAAGTTGATGGTGTTATTACCAACGAAGCTATAGATAAACTTAAAAAAGGTGTTGAAATAGGTGTAAAAGGCGAACGATTAATAACCAAAGAATGTTTTGCTGCACTTATTGATAAGCCTAATTTTATTGGTGAAGGTTACCGCATACGTAGCGACAGACACGGACCTACTAGTTGGTTAACCATTACGTTAACGCAAGGTAAATTTCGTCAGGTTCGTAAAATGACAGCAGCTGTTGGTTTCCCTACTTTACGTTTAATTCGCGTACGTATTGGCAATTGGTATTTAGAAGGATTAAAAGTTGGCGAAGTTGTAGAAATTAAGTTGTAA
- a CDS encoding cation diffusion facilitator family transporter: MASIATENYKFQRIITLIGVLLFIVKIYAWYVTNSVAILTDALESTINVIAGFIGLYSLYLSALPKDQNHPYGHGKAEFISASIEGTLISIAGVVIIYEAIGELKSPKAIQQLDFGLILIAITAVINYLLGYYAIKKGKKNNSLALIASGKHLQTDTFSTIGIVIGLIVLYFTKIAWIDSVTALLFAAFIIYTGYKILRESISGIMDETDELLLNEVVGFLNENRRVNWIDLHNLRIIKYGSTLHFDCHLTVPWYFNIEEGHSEVDALEATVINHFGNRIELFVHLDACIENSCSICTKTNCELRKHPFKQKINWTIANISTNQKHQLYFIEQ; this comes from the coding sequence ATGGCATCAATTGCTACCGAAAATTATAAATTTCAGCGTATAATTACTTTAATTGGTGTTTTGCTTTTTATTGTAAAAATATACGCTTGGTATGTAACCAATTCGGTTGCTATTTTAACCGATGCTTTAGAAAGTACCATTAATGTAATTGCAGGTTTTATTGGCTTGTATAGCTTGTATTTGTCTGCATTGCCTAAAGATCAAAACCATCCGTACGGTCATGGTAAGGCCGAGTTTATTTCGGCATCTATTGAAGGTACTTTGATAAGTATTGCGGGGGTTGTTATTATTTACGAAGCAATTGGAGAGTTAAAATCGCCAAAAGCTATTCAACAATTAGATTTCGGTTTAATTTTAATTGCAATTACTGCTGTAATTAATTATTTATTAGGTTATTACGCAATTAAAAAAGGCAAAAAAAACAATTCATTGGCATTAATTGCTAGTGGTAAACATTTACAAACCGATACCTTTTCTACAATAGGTATTGTAATTGGTTTAATTGTTTTGTATTTTACTAAAATTGCTTGGATTGATAGTGTTACAGCTTTGCTTTTTGCAGCTTTTATAATTTATACCGGATATAAAATTTTACGTGAATCTATTTCGGGAATTATGGACGAAACCGACGAACTGCTTTTAAACGAGGTTGTTGGTTTTTTAAATGAAAACAGAAGAGTAAATTGGATTGATTTACATAATTTACGCATCATTAAATACGGAAGCACACTTCATTTTGATTGCCATTTAACGGTTCCTTGGTATTTTAATATTGAAGAAGGTCATAGCGAAGTTGACGCCTTAGAAGCTACCGTAATTAATCATTTTGGAAATAGAATAGAACTTTTTGTTCATTTAGATGCTTGTATAGAAAATTCATGCAGCATTTGTACTAAAACTAATTGCGAATTGCGAAAACATCCGTTTAAACAAAAAATTAACTGGACAATAGCCAATATTTCAACCAACCAAAAACACCAATTATATTTTATTGAACAATAA
- a CDS encoding ABC transporter ATP-binding protein: MNVFKVENLEIGYKNKSLFNNLNFELKTGVLTSLLGSNGIGKSTLLKTISGLLAKKNGAISIDGKQLNQFTNADFAKMVSVVLTNENVNKDLTVFELVKLGRQPYTNWLDQLTTDDLLFIDQVLIDCEIKSLQNLKLAQLSDGQLQRSLIARAVVQNTPFIFLDEPSTHLDLYHKMRLFKLLKRLCEEKNKCILFSTHDLDLALQLSDEIMLLKDEKFYHNSTQNLINEGVFDRFFDTDAIVFDKERKQFIVQ, translated from the coding sequence ATGAATGTTTTTAAAGTTGAAAATTTAGAAATTGGGTATAAAAACAAATCTTTATTTAATAATTTAAATTTTGAGTTAAAAACCGGCGTGCTTACTAGTTTGCTAGGTAGTAATGGTATAGGTAAATCAACGCTGCTTAAAACAATATCGGGATTACTTGCTAAAAAAAACGGAGCAATTAGTATTGATGGCAAACAATTAAACCAATTTACTAATGCCGATTTTGCGAAAATGGTGAGTGTGGTGCTTACTAATGAAAACGTAAATAAAGATTTAACCGTTTTTGAATTGGTAAAATTGGGTAGACAACCTTACACCAATTGGCTGGATCAATTAACAACTGATGATTTATTATTTATTGACCAAGTTTTAATTGATTGTGAAATTAAATCGCTACAAAACTTAAAATTAGCACAGTTAAGCGATGGGCAATTACAACGAAGCCTTATTGCAAGAGCTGTTGTACAAAATACCCCTTTTATATTTTTAGATGAACCATCAACACATTTAGATTTATATCACAAAATGCGCTTATTTAAACTTTTAAAAAGGCTTTGTGAAGAAAAAAACAAATGCATTTTATTTTCTACCCATGATTTAGATTTAGCTTTACAGTTAAGCGATGAAATTATGTTACTTAAAGATGAAAAATTTTACCATAACAGCACTCAAAATTTAATAAACGAGGGTGTTTTTGATCGTTTTTTTGATACCGATGCTATTGTTTTTGATAAAGAAAGAAAACAATTTATTGTTCAATAA
- a CDS encoding MFS transporter, translated as MKLLKLYWQNYISAYKGLSQATWLLAMVMFINQSGSMVLPFLGVYMATVLNFSLQNAGIVLSMFGIGSIAGSFVGGWLTDKFGSFKIQTFSLFFSIPFYIIVPYFKTFETLCIAILFLSFIKELFRPANSASVSFYAKPENLTRAFSLNRMALNLGYSIGPAIGGFLAAVSYNFLFYANACMSFVAGILFVFYFKNRKGNAPFKELNSTIQVPIKEKSAYSDRIFLIFSVFIAIYAFCFFQILNTLPLFYKNVAMMTEKEVGLLMGFNGIVVFVLEMALVHFAEKKFTLTTNMIIGSLFCGAAFVVLIPTHVQFILYASIFLISISEILIMPFASTVAVNRSKPTNRGSYMGLNGISFSLAFVSSPLIGTYIAQNFGFTNLWIFNCIMIVFTSVGFYFIMKKI; from the coding sequence ATGAAACTTTTAAAATTGTATTGGCAAAATTACATAAGTGCTTATAAAGGCTTATCACAAGCAACTTGGTTGTTAGCTATGGTTATGTTTATAAACCAAAGTGGGTCTATGGTTTTGCCATTTTTAGGCGTTTATATGGCTACGGTTTTAAACTTTTCACTTCAAAATGCAGGCATTGTATTAAGCATGTTTGGTATTGGTAGTATTGCAGGCTCATTTGTTGGCGGGTGGCTTACTGATAAATTTGGATCGTTTAAAATTCAAACGTTCAGCTTGTTTTTTAGTATTCCATTTTATATAATTGTACCTTATTTTAAAACGTTTGAAACACTTTGTATTGCTATTTTATTTTTAAGTTTTATTAAAGAATTGTTCAGACCTGCTAATAGTGCATCGGTATCGTTTTATGCGAAACCAGAAAATCTTACACGAGCTTTTTCGTTAAACCGAATGGCTTTAAATTTAGGTTACTCTATTGGTCCTGCAATAGGTGGTTTTTTAGCTGCTGTTTCTTACAACTTTTTGTTTTATGCAAACGCTTGTATGTCTTTCGTTGCCGGAATTTTGTTTGTTTTTTATTTTAAAAACCGCAAAGGAAATGCACCTTTTAAAGAATTGAATTCTACAATTCAGGTACCTATTAAAGAAAAATCGGCTTATTCCGATCGTATTTTTTTAATTTTTAGTGTTTTTATAGCAATTTACGCTTTTTGTTTTTTTCAGATTTTAAATACGTTGCCTTTATTTTACAAAAACGTTGCGATGATGACCGAAAAAGAAGTAGGTTTATTAATGGGTTTTAATGGTATTGTTGTTTTTGTTCTTGAAATGGCTTTGGTGCATTTTGCCGAAAAAAAGTTTACCTTAACAACTAATATGATTATTGGGAGCTTATTTTGTGGTGCCGCATTTGTGGTTTTAATACCAACACACGTACAATTTATTTTATATGCATCAATTTTTTTAATTTCAATATCAGAAATTTTAATTATGCCATTTGCTTCAACCGTTGCTGTAAATCGATCTAAACCAACAAACAGAGGTTCTTATATGGGATTAAATGGCATATCTTTTTCTTTGGCTTTTGTTTCATCGCCTTTAATTGGAACGTACATTGCACAAAATTTTGGATTTACTAATTTGTGGATTTTTAATTGTATAATGATTGTTTTTACAAGTGTAGGGTTTTATTTTATAATGAAAAAAATTTAA
- a CDS encoding transketolase has product MKPNTQQLQNLVTQVRRDVLRMVHAVNSGHPGGSLGCAEYFVALYQVLMDRNEVFEMNGKNEDLFFLSNGHISPVFYSVLARSGYFPVSELASFRKIDSRLQGHPTTHSHLPGVRMASGSLGQGLSVALGAAQAKKLNNDGKLVYVLMGDGELQEGQNWEALMYAAANKVDNIIATVDVNGKQIDGSTDEVLNMGSLQAKFEAFGWDVLTIEKGNDLEAVIQGLQVAKQKTGNKKPIMVLLHTEMGNGVDFMMHTHAWHGKAPNNEQLENALNQNPATLGDY; this is encoded by the coding sequence ATGAAACCTAACACACAACAATTACAAAACTTGGTAACACAAGTAAGAAGAGATGTTTTACGAATGGTGCATGCTGTAAATTCGGGTCATCCGGGTGGATCATTAGGCTGCGCTGAATATTTTGTAGCATTGTATCAAGTACTTATGGATCGTAACGAAGTATTTGAAATGAATGGCAAAAACGAAGACCTTTTCTTTTTATCAAACGGACACATTTCTCCAGTATTTTACAGCGTTTTAGCACGTAGTGGCTATTTTCCAGTTAGCGAATTAGCATCTTTTAGAAAAATCGACTCTCGTTTACAAGGGCACCCAACAACACACAGCCATTTACCAGGTGTTCGCATGGCATCAGGTTCTTTAGGTCAAGGTTTGTCGGTAGCTTTAGGTGCTGCACAAGCTAAAAAGTTAAATAACGACGGTAAATTAGTGTACGTGCTTATGGGCGATGGCGAATTGCAAGAAGGTCAAAACTGGGAAGCTTTAATGTATGCTGCCGCTAATAAAGTTGATAATATTATTGCAACGGTTGATGTGAATGGAAAACAAATTGATGGTTCAACTGATGAGGTTTTAAATATGGGTAGTTTACAAGCTAAGTTTGAAGCCTTTGGTTGGGATGTTTTAACTATTGAAAAAGGAAATGATTTAGAAGCTGTAATTCAAGGTTTACAAGTGGCTAAGCAAAAAACGGGGAATAAAAAACCAATTATGGTATTGTTACATACCGAAATGGGTAATGGGGTAGATTTTATGATGCACACACACGCTTGGCACGGTAAAGCACCTAATAACGAACAGTTAGAAAACGCTTTAAACCAAAACCCAGCAACTTTAGGTGATTATTAA
- a CDS encoding transketolase family protein, which translates to MKKYINLGSKDTRSGFGAGLTELGKKNENVVALCADLIGSLKMDDFKKNHPERFFQVGIAEANMIGLAAGLTIGGKIPFTGTFANFSTGRVYDQIRQSVAYSEKNVKICASHAGLTLGEDGATHQILEDIGLMKMLPGMTVINTCDYNQTKAATLAIADFNGPVYLRFGRPVVPNFIPEDMPFEIGKAVVLSEGTDVTLVATGHLVWEALQAAEALEKDGISAEVINVHTIKPLDEETILKSVAKTGCIVTAEEHNYLGGLGESISGVLALNKPAPQEFVAVNDVFGESGTPEALMEKYGLNANAIIEKSKKVLSRK; encoded by the coding sequence ATGAAAAAATATATAAACTTAGGTAGTAAAGATACCCGTTCTGGTTTTGGAGCAGGTTTAACAGAATTAGGTAAGAAAAATGAAAATGTTGTTGCCTTATGTGCCGATTTAATTGGATCGTTAAAAATGGACGATTTTAAAAAGAATCATCCAGAGCGTTTTTTCCAAGTGGGTATTGCAGAAGCCAACATGATTGGTTTAGCAGCAGGTTTAACAATTGGAGGAAAAATTCCTTTTACAGGTACATTTGCAAACTTTTCAACAGGCCGTGTATACGATCAAATACGTCAATCGGTAGCATATTCTGAAAAAAATGTAAAAATTTGTGCTTCGCACGCAGGTTTAACCTTGGGTGAAGATGGCGCAACCCATCAAATTTTAGAAGATATAGGCTTAATGAAAATGCTGCCAGGTATGACCGTTATTAATACGTGTGATTACAACCAAACAAAAGCTGCTACTTTGGCAATTGCCGATTTTAATGGTCCGGTTTATTTGCGATTTGGTAGACCCGTAGTACCTAATTTTATTCCAGAAGACATGCCTTTTGAAATTGGTAAAGCTGTTGTACTTAGTGAAGGAACCGATGTTACACTTGTAGCTACAGGTCATTTAGTTTGGGAAGCTTTACAAGCTGCCGAAGCTTTAGAAAAAGATGGAATTTCTGCAGAAGTCATTAATGTACATACTATTAAACCTTTAGACGAAGAAACTATTTTAAAATCGGTTGCTAAAACAGGTTGTATTGTTACTGCCGAAGAGCATAATTATTTGGGTGGTTTAGGGGAAAGTATTTCGGGCGTTTTAGCTTTAAACAAACCAGCACCACAGGAGTTTGTTGCTGTAAACGATGTTTTTGGTGAATCGGGTACTCCTGAAGCTTTAATGGAAAAATACGGCTTAAATGCTAATGCAATTATTGAAAAATCTAAAAAGGTTTTAAGCAGAAAATAA